In Sporosarcina sp. PTS2304, a genomic segment contains:
- a CDS encoding TRAP transporter small permease: protein MLSTITSWIVKIITALCILVITGLTVIVFVQVFSRFIKYSLPGTEELARLLVIWLTFLGTSLAIHERMHLGVRYFVGLANEKFQKVIDRIIYAVTIGMFAVIAVYGFKLTMATMSTTSSTLQLPMGLFYIVIPISAIFSIYFIILNIIEPDPSNQGEASL from the coding sequence ATGTTATCTACTATTACATCATGGATTGTAAAAATCATCACTGCTTTATGCATACTTGTCATTACAGGTCTGACTGTTATCGTATTCGTTCAGGTATTCTCGCGATTTATCAAGTATTCATTACCTGGAACAGAAGAATTGGCAAGATTATTAGTTATATGGCTTACATTTTTAGGGACGAGTTTAGCAATCCACGAAAGAATGCATTTAGGTGTCAGATACTTTGTTGGACTAGCGAATGAAAAGTTTCAGAAAGTCATTGATCGCATCATTTATGCAGTGACCATTGGAATGTTCGCAGTCATTGCTGTCTATGGCTTTAAATTAACGATGGCGACGATGAGTACAACTTCTTCTACATTGCAATTACCAATGGGGCTATTTTATATCGTCATTCCGATTAGTGCGATATTTTCTATTTACTTTATTATCTTAAATATTATAGAACCCGATCCATCAAACCAAGGGGAGGCTAGTTTATGA
- a CDS encoding DctP family TRAP transporter solute-binding subunit, with the protein MLKKFKLGLIASVVSVVALAGCGNDSADGKDGGTVKLQLGHALSEGTPASDLLNEMAKNVEEKTEGRVDIDIFPNSQLGSETEMLEQLQLGTMEAGAIMVGTMQSLDKKMAIEDLPYMWKDIDHAREAYQGEFGEYLANIMNEQGMKKIGYLEWGFRHITNNKRPIVKPEDMKGLSIRVAESNLRIDAFEQLGALPTVMAFSEVYGALQQGALDAQENPLANIVAPKFDEVQKYLSLTGHFYNTIMMVVDNDVWDKISEEDQKVILEESDRISKEVLVKNDEMEDDYIKTLGERGMQINDDVDTQAFREAMLPVYDKWEEAHFGQELMDVYRDASGW; encoded by the coding sequence ATGTTAAAGAAATTCAAGTTAGGACTTATTGCATCAGTAGTAAGCGTAGTGGCGTTAGCTGGTTGTGGAAATGATAGTGCGGATGGAAAAGATGGAGGAACAGTAAAATTGCAACTGGGTCATGCATTATCTGAAGGAACCCCTGCATCAGATTTACTCAATGAAATGGCTAAAAATGTAGAAGAAAAAACAGAAGGCCGTGTGGATATTGATATTTTTCCAAACAGTCAATTAGGATCTGAAACAGAAATGCTTGAGCAATTGCAATTAGGAACGATGGAAGCAGGCGCAATTATGGTTGGTACGATGCAGTCATTAGATAAAAAAATGGCGATTGAAGACTTGCCTTATATGTGGAAAGATATTGACCACGCCCGTGAAGCATACCAAGGAGAATTCGGTGAATACTTGGCAAATATAATGAATGAGCAAGGAATGAAGAAAATCGGATATCTAGAGTGGGGATTCCGCCACATTACAAATAACAAACGTCCGATTGTAAAGCCGGAAGATATGAAAGGCTTGAGTATTCGTGTTGCAGAATCGAATTTGAGAATTGATGCATTTGAGCAACTAGGTGCACTGCCGACAGTAATGGCTTTCAGTGAAGTTTATGGCGCACTTCAGCAAGGAGCGCTTGATGCACAAGAAAATCCACTCGCCAACATTGTAGCTCCAAAATTTGATGAAGTTCAAAAATACTTGTCTTTAACAGGTCACTTCTATAACACCATTATGATGGTCGTTGATAACGATGTATGGGACAAGATTTCAGAAGAAGACCAGAAAGTAATCTTGGAAGAGTCTGATCGTATTTCTAAAGAAGTATTAGTGAAGAACGATGAGATGGAAGATGATTATATTAAAACTCTAGGTGAGAGAGGTATGCAGATTAACGATGATGTAGATACGCAAGCATTCCGTGAAGCTATGCTTCCTGTATATGATAAATGGGAAGAAGCTCACTTCGGTCAAGAGCTAATGGACGTTTATAGAGACGCTTCCGGCTGGTAA